A region from the Rhodamnia argentea isolate NSW1041297 chromosome 7, ASM2092103v1, whole genome shotgun sequence genome encodes:
- the LOC115734978 gene encoding LRR receptor-like serine/threonine-protein kinase GSO1 has protein sequence MRSSQMFHFLLFFSILGAVLDVSLGDDPSGPYWLLRVKAQLNDPSGVLNNWSPEAHVCGWYGVTCSYNRSKVVGLNLMNSGLSGPISPEYGFLTSLEMLDLSSNSFTGSIPPELSKLQNLKSLLLYSNSLSGEIPAELGLLKKLQVLRIGDNLLSGKIIPDIGNLSELRVLGLAYCQFNGSIPLEIGNLKNLISLDLQKSCLSGQIPQEISSCEALENFAASNNMLEGDITSWVGSLKKLQVLNLANNSLTGPIPTEIGGLSNLRYLNLLGNKLIGEIPGELVGLVQLEMLDLSENNLSGSISLSSTELKSLKVLFLSDNMLTGGLPNNFCSSSSSLRQLILARNELSGKFPMELMNCSSLQQLDLSDNNFEGSLPSSLNRLQKLTDLLLNNNSFTGVLPPEIGNISTLENLYLFDNMITGSLPEQLGKLDKLSTLYLYDNRMTGSIPRELTDCSSLTEIDFFGNHFSGSIPSTIGKLKNLVVLHLRQNEFSGPIPPSLGYCTKLQLLALADNKLSGTIPPTFQFLSELSTITLYNNSLEGPLPESFSLLKSLRKINFSHNRLEGTITALCRLNLLTALDLTNNSFSGPIPSTLGMSLNLTRIRLAHNHLTGNIPSQLGQLTELRFLDLSFNNLDGNVPSQLSNCGKLEHLLLSNNNFTGTAPSWLGGLEELGELDLSSNALLGSIPGELGNCSKLLKLSLRSNNLSGVIPPEIGSLIALNVLDLQKNNLTGTIPSTIQQCTKLFELRLSENFLTGPIPSELGQLTELQVILDLSRNSFSGEIPSSLGNMVKLERLNLSSNQLQGEVPPSLGKLTSLHMLNLSNNHLQGRLPPTFSGFPLSSFIGNKELCGPPLALCSSKAMEKSLSKGEVAGIVAAIVFTSAVICLAMLYIMMRIWCNWRRVLISSSEGNIAELKREDMWIHGNEKRRNNGNYWKMNSWLAPSHNKHPSSTCIFQLKMDTETPDRTSV, from the coding sequence ATGAGAAGCAGTCAAATGTTTCATTTCCTGCTGTTCTTCAGTATACTTGGTGCTGTTCTTGATGTTTCTCTAGGAGATGATCCGTCGGGACCCTACTGGCTTCTAAGAGTCAAGGCACAACTGAATGATCCTTCTGGAGTTCTAAACAATTGGTCTCCAGAAGCTCATGTATGTGGATGGTACGGGGTCACATGTTCATACAACAGATCAAAGGTGGTGGGATTGAACTTGATGAATTCTGGGCTGTCAGGTCCAATCTCACCCGAATATGGTTTTCTCACTTCACTAGAGATGCTTGATTTATCGTCAAATTCCTTCACCGGCTCGATTCCTCCCGAGCTTTCAAAGCTCCAAAATTTGAAGTCACTCCTCCTTTATTCCAACTCCCTCTCCGGCGAGATACCTGCGGAATTAGGCCTGCTGAAAAAGTTGCAAGTCCTAAGAATAGGAGATAACCTCTTAAGCGGCAAGATCATCCCGGATATCGGCAACTTGTCGGAGTTAAGAGTATTAGGCCTTGCCTATTGCCAATTCAATGGGAGTATTCCTCTTGAGATTGGAAATTTGAAGAACCTGATTTCTCTGGACTTGCAGAAGAGCTGTCTCAGCGGCCAGATTCCTCAAGAGATTAGCAGCTGCGAAGCGCTTGAAAACTTTGCAGCGTCCAACAACATGTTGGAAGGGGACATTACTTCTTGGGTGGGATCGCTGAAGAAACTCCAAGTTCTGAACTTGGCGAACAACAGCCTCACTGGACCAATTCCAACTGAAATAGGTGGTCTCTCTAATTTGAGGTACTTAAATTTGCTCGGAAACAAGCTGATTGGGGAGATCCCTGGAGAGCTCGTTGGGCTGGTTCAGCTCGAAATGCTTGACTTATCGGAAAATAACCTCTCCGGGTCTATTAGCCTTTCTAGTACCGAATTGAAGAGCTTAAAAGTTCTGTTCTTATCCGATAATATGTTGACGGGCGGACTGCCAAACAACTTCTGCTCGAGCAGCTCAAGCTTGAGACAGCTCATTCTCGCTCGTAATGAACTCTCCGGCAAATTCCCCATGGAGTTAATGAACTGTTCCTCGCTCCAACAGCTAGATTTGTCAGATAACAACTTTGAGGGGTCCCTGCCATCGAGCCTCAACAGGCTACAGAAGCTCACCGATCTCCTTCTCAACAACAATAGCTTCACCGGAGTCCTACCTCCTGAGATCGGGAACATTAGCACCCTGGAAAATCTTTATCTCTTTGATAACATGATCACAGGTAGCTTACCAGAGCAACTCGGCAAGCTAGACAAGTTGAGCACCCTCTACCTGTATGACAACCGGATGACGGGAAGCATTCCTAGAGAGCTGACTGACTGCTCAAGCTTGACTGAAATCGATTTTTTTGGGAACCACTTTAGTGGGTCTATTCCCTCTACGATCGGGAAGCTAAAGAATCTGGTGGTGCTTCACCTGAGGCAGAATGAATTTTCAGGTCCGATCCCACCGAGTTTGGGATACTGTACGAAGCTTCAGCTTCTGGCCTTGGCCGATAATAAGCTCTCCGGAACTATACCACCCACTTTCCAGTTTCTCTCGGAACTCAGCACGATCACACTGTACAATAACTCCTTGGAGGGTCCACTGCCTGAATCTTTCTCCCTTCTGAAGAGCTTGAGGAAAATCAACTTTTCTCATAATCGACTCGAAGGGACGATAACTGCCCTCTGCAGATTAAATCTGTTGACCGCGCTCGATCTTACAAACAACAGCTTCTCAGGCCCCATCCCTTCCACACTGGGAATGTCATTGAATTTAACCCGTATCCGCCTTGCCCACAATCATCTCACTGGCAACATTCCTTCtcagctcggccagctcaccgAGCTCAGATTTCTGGACCTTTCTTTCAATAATTTGGATGGAAATGTGCCATCTCAGCTATCGAATTGTGGAAAACTTGAACACCTCCTACTTAGCAACAACAATTTCACAGGCACCGCACCCTCCTGGCTCGGGGGACTAGAAGAACTCGGGGAACTAGATCTCTCATCCAATGCATTACTAGGATCAATACCGGGCGAGTTGGGAAATTGTTCAAAGCTCCTCAAGCTTTCCCTCCGTAGCAACAATCTCTCAGGAGTGATTCCACCGGAGATTGGAAGTCTAATCGCTCTAAACGTCCTCGATTTGCAAAAGAACAATCTTACGGGCACGATTCCTTCCACAATTCAGCAATGCACAAAGCTTTTTGAACTTAGACTCTCAGAGAACTTCCTTACAGGTCCAATACCGTCCGAACTGGGACAGCTAACCGAATTGCAGGTGATCCTGGATCTGAGCAGGAACTCATTCTCGGGCGAGATCCCTTCTTCGCTCGGGAATATGGTGAAGCTAGAGAGGTTGAACTTGTCTTCCAATCAGCTTCAAGGAGAAGTTCCACCTTCCCTAGGAAAACTGACAAGCCTTCACATGCTGAACCTGTCAAACAATCATCTCCAGGGCCGACTTCCTCCAACTTTTTCAGGATTCCCACTCAGCTCTTTCATAGGAAACAAGGAGCTTTGCGGCCCACCATTAGCATTGTGCTCCTCAAAAGCAATGGAGAAGTCACTGTCCAAAGGTGAGGTCGCGGGGATCGTGGCAGCCATCGTCTTTACCTCAGCAGTGATATGCTTGGCAATGCTTTACATCATGATGAGAATCTGGTGCAACTGGCGGAGAGTCCTAATATCGAGCTCCGAGGGAAACATAGCCGAGCTCAAGAGAGAAGATATGTGGATCCATGGgaatgaaaagagaagaaacaacGGCAACTACTGGAAGATGAACTCCTGGTTGGCGCCTTCGCACAATAAGCACCCCTCGAGCACGTGCATTTTCCAGCTCAAAATGGATACAGAAACTCCAGACAGAACATCGGTATGA
- the LOC115734819 gene encoding homeobox protein knotted-1-like 6 isoform X1, which yields MEELYGLHVSMEAAVPEDLQVSPGESYRNHHHSCHLPFSSFVHPQGSASFHLCGSDHHQFLVPGSSAASDAGSCMVAVADDGEEEEDDVGDDVSRTLRAKVAAHPLYPKLLEAYVDCHKVGAPPEVAGLLDEIRRQSDDFSMVAGSVTTCLGSDPELDEFMETYYGMLVKYKSDLSRPFEEATSFLNTMRDQLNTLCHGSSSSTNYLHVTEDCAGSSEEDLSGGEIDVSSEGNRSREDLELKGKLLHKYSGFIGALKHEFSKKKKKGKLPREARRLLLDWWSIHYNWPYPTEADKLALAEATGLDQKQINNWFINQRKRHWKQAESMQAGIMESLYGPFFAN from the exons ATGGAGGAACTGTACGGGCTGCACGTTTCCATGGAGGCTGCTGTTCCGGAGGACCTGCAGGTTTCTCCGGGAGAAAGTTACCGCAATCATCATCATAGTTGTCACCTTCCTTTTAGTAGCTTTGTTCATCCGCAAGGCTCGGCGTCCTTCCACCTGTGCGGGTCGGACCACCACCAGTTTTTGGTGCCGGGTTCGTCGGCCGCATCGGATGCGGGGTCTTGCATGGTTGCTGTTGCGGACGacggagaggaggaagaagatgacgtcGGCGACGATGTCTCGAGAACGCTTCGAGCTAAAGTCGCTGCGCACCCTCTTTACCCTAAACTGCTCGAGGCGTACGTTGATTGCCACAAG GTGGGTGCTCCACCGGAAGTAGCCGGTTTACTGGACGAAATCCGGCGACAAAGTGACGACTTTTCTATGGTCGCAGGATCTGTTACCACTTGTCTCGGTTCGGATCCCGAACTTGATGAGTtcatg GAAACTTACTACGGGATGTTGGTGAAGTACAAATCGGATCTGTCAAGGCCGTTCGAGGAGGCAACCTCGTTCTTGAACACCATGCGTGACCAGCTCAACACTCTTTGCCACGGGTCATCTTCATCAACCAACTATCTtcacg TGACAGAAGATTGCGCCGGGTCATCTGAGGAAGATCTTAGCGGAGGCGAGATCGATGTGTCCTCGGAGGGCAATCGGTCCAGGGAAGACCTGGAACTTAAGGGCAAACTCCTGCACAAGTACAGTGGATTCATCGGGGCTCTAAAGCACGAGTtctccaagaagaagaagaaagggaagctGCCGCGGGAGGCCCGGCGGTTGCTGCTCGACTGGTGGAGCATTCATTACAACTGGCCATACCCCACG GAAGCGGACAAGCTCGCGTTAGCAGAGGCGACGGGGCTGGACCAGAAGCAGATCAACAACTGGTTCATAAACCAGAGGAAGCGGCATTGGAAGCAGGCCGAGAGCATGCAGGCCGGCATCATGGAGAGTCTGTACGGACCGTTCTTCGCGAATTAG
- the LOC115734819 gene encoding homeobox protein knotted-1-like 6 isoform X3 — protein sequence MEELYGLHVSMEAAVPEDLQVSPGESYRNHHHSCHLPFSSFVHPQGSASFHLCGSDHHQFLVPGSSAASDAGSCMVAVADDGEEEEDDVGDDVSRTLRAKVAAHPLYPKLLEAYVDCHKETYYGMLVKYKSDLSRPFEEATSFLNTMRDQLNTLCHGSSSSTNYLHVTEDCAGSSEEDLSGGEIDVSSEGNRSREDLELKGKLLHKYSGFIGALKHEFSKKKKKGKLPREARRLLLDWWSIHYNWPYPTEADKLALAEATGLDQKQINNWFINQRKRHWKQAESMQAGIMESLYGPFFAN from the exons ATGGAGGAACTGTACGGGCTGCACGTTTCCATGGAGGCTGCTGTTCCGGAGGACCTGCAGGTTTCTCCGGGAGAAAGTTACCGCAATCATCATCATAGTTGTCACCTTCCTTTTAGTAGCTTTGTTCATCCGCAAGGCTCGGCGTCCTTCCACCTGTGCGGGTCGGACCACCACCAGTTTTTGGTGCCGGGTTCGTCGGCCGCATCGGATGCGGGGTCTTGCATGGTTGCTGTTGCGGACGacggagaggaggaagaagatgacgtcGGCGACGATGTCTCGAGAACGCTTCGAGCTAAAGTCGCTGCGCACCCTCTTTACCCTAAACTGCTCGAGGCGTACGTTGATTGCCACAAG GAAACTTACTACGGGATGTTGGTGAAGTACAAATCGGATCTGTCAAGGCCGTTCGAGGAGGCAACCTCGTTCTTGAACACCATGCGTGACCAGCTCAACACTCTTTGCCACGGGTCATCTTCATCAACCAACTATCTtcacg TGACAGAAGATTGCGCCGGGTCATCTGAGGAAGATCTTAGCGGAGGCGAGATCGATGTGTCCTCGGAGGGCAATCGGTCCAGGGAAGACCTGGAACTTAAGGGCAAACTCCTGCACAAGTACAGTGGATTCATCGGGGCTCTAAAGCACGAGTtctccaagaagaagaagaaagggaagctGCCGCGGGAGGCCCGGCGGTTGCTGCTCGACTGGTGGAGCATTCATTACAACTGGCCATACCCCACG GAAGCGGACAAGCTCGCGTTAGCAGAGGCGACGGGGCTGGACCAGAAGCAGATCAACAACTGGTTCATAAACCAGAGGAAGCGGCATTGGAAGCAGGCCGAGAGCATGCAGGCCGGCATCATGGAGAGTCTGTACGGACCGTTCTTCGCGAATTAG
- the LOC115734819 gene encoding homeobox protein knotted-1-like 6 isoform X2, with amino-acid sequence MEELYGLHVSMEAAVPEDLQVSPGESYRNHHHSCHLPFSSFVHPQGSASFHLCGSDHHQFLVPGSSAASDAGSCMVAVADDGEEEEDDVGDDVSRTLRAKVAAHPLYPKLLEAYVDCHKVGAPPEVAGLLDEIRRQSDDFSMVAGSVTTCLGSDPELDEFMETYYGMLVKYKSDLSRPFEEATSFLNTMRDQLNTLCHGSSSSTNYLHEDCAGSSEEDLSGGEIDVSSEGNRSREDLELKGKLLHKYSGFIGALKHEFSKKKKKGKLPREARRLLLDWWSIHYNWPYPTEADKLALAEATGLDQKQINNWFINQRKRHWKQAESMQAGIMESLYGPFFAN; translated from the exons ATGGAGGAACTGTACGGGCTGCACGTTTCCATGGAGGCTGCTGTTCCGGAGGACCTGCAGGTTTCTCCGGGAGAAAGTTACCGCAATCATCATCATAGTTGTCACCTTCCTTTTAGTAGCTTTGTTCATCCGCAAGGCTCGGCGTCCTTCCACCTGTGCGGGTCGGACCACCACCAGTTTTTGGTGCCGGGTTCGTCGGCCGCATCGGATGCGGGGTCTTGCATGGTTGCTGTTGCGGACGacggagaggaggaagaagatgacgtcGGCGACGATGTCTCGAGAACGCTTCGAGCTAAAGTCGCTGCGCACCCTCTTTACCCTAAACTGCTCGAGGCGTACGTTGATTGCCACAAG GTGGGTGCTCCACCGGAAGTAGCCGGTTTACTGGACGAAATCCGGCGACAAAGTGACGACTTTTCTATGGTCGCAGGATCTGTTACCACTTGTCTCGGTTCGGATCCCGAACTTGATGAGTtcatg GAAACTTACTACGGGATGTTGGTGAAGTACAAATCGGATCTGTCAAGGCCGTTCGAGGAGGCAACCTCGTTCTTGAACACCATGCGTGACCAGCTCAACACTCTTTGCCACGGGTCATCTTCATCAACCAACTATCTtcacg AAGATTGCGCCGGGTCATCTGAGGAAGATCTTAGCGGAGGCGAGATCGATGTGTCCTCGGAGGGCAATCGGTCCAGGGAAGACCTGGAACTTAAGGGCAAACTCCTGCACAAGTACAGTGGATTCATCGGGGCTCTAAAGCACGAGTtctccaagaagaagaagaaagggaagctGCCGCGGGAGGCCCGGCGGTTGCTGCTCGACTGGTGGAGCATTCATTACAACTGGCCATACCCCACG GAAGCGGACAAGCTCGCGTTAGCAGAGGCGACGGGGCTGGACCAGAAGCAGATCAACAACTGGTTCATAAACCAGAGGAAGCGGCATTGGAAGCAGGCCGAGAGCATGCAGGCCGGCATCATGGAGAGTCTGTACGGACCGTTCTTCGCGAATTAG